DNA from Asticcacaulis sp. ZE23SCel15:
TATCAGCGCGGCGCCTCCAACGAGCAAACAACGGCGGATGAAAGCCTTATATTAAGAGCCGGCGTCTGCCGGGATTTTGCACATCTTGGGATCGCTTTTTGCCGGGCGTTGGAGATTCCCGCGCGTTTTGTTAGCTGCTATGCTTATGGTCTTAATCCCAGCGACTTTCATGCCGTTTTTGAAGCCTACCTGGATGGGCGTTGGTGGCTGTTCGATGGTACGCGCCAAGCCAACCTTGATGGGCTAGTTCGCATTGGTGTGGGGCGCGACGCCGCCGAAATTGCTTTCTGTTCACCGTTTGGCGGAAACGTTCAGTACGGTGATGTAACCGTTAGTATGGGCCGCTCCGACGGTTCGCCTGAACTCTTAGGCCGTACGACCGATGCCATATCCACCGAGGAACCGGCGCCAAATGCCGGGGCGGCCTAGCGAAGTCCACTTCACGATTTTCGCAGACATCAACGTTGCCTTTGATGTGACCCAATCTTGAGTTGGCGCTGGCGGTTTGTGAAATCGGCGACGCGCCATAAAGCGCCTCGCGGTGCATGACCTGATGAGCGCCCATTGCGGGCATCTTGGGGAAACGATTAAATGACATTCGTCGTACCTATTACTTCCAATTTCTAACAAGCAGAGCGTCTACAATTTTAAGGGCTCCTCACGATATGGTAGGGGCGTCACCGGAACACCAAATTCTTGTTCAAAAATGGAACAAGGTCAGTTGCAAAACGCCCCTCTGGCCCCCAGGTTTTGTCGCCCCAGCCCCCGTGATATTCTTCAGCCTCATAAGGGATGTCATACTCATCAAGCTTACGTACAAATGCCTGATTGGAATAGATATGATCATAGAGGGTATCGTTGCGTCCCCAGTCAATTTTCAAGGCGCGCAATCGCTTCATATTGGCGGCATAGGTGGGGATCAGGTGATCTAACGAAAAACTATTCTGAAGGCGCGCGGTTACGGCGGGCTCCAAGACAGGTTTGCCTTCAATCAGGGTGATTGGCAGATCGACATACAGGGGGGGCTTATTCGGATTTGGTAGGAATGCTTGATAAATGCTTAGGAAAATCGGGGAGTAGATGTCGGTTTTCAGATCCTCTAAGGTCTTAGCGGCATAAATGGTCTGCCAGTTGCCGCGGGTATACCCGGGTTGGACGCCATTGCCGGTGCCAACGGGGTGCATGGCGTAAACGACGCCAAAAACATTAGGATACTGCATGCCAAAGCGAATGGCCCCATATCCACCCATGCGATCCCCAACGACGGCGCGTGACGCCGCTGTCGGCATGGTGCGATAGTTCGCATCTACGAAAGTGACAAGCTCCTTGATCATGAAATCCTGCCAATTGCCGGTGACGGACGAATTGACATACCATGAGGTTCCAAGGGGCGTCAGAAAGTCAGCCGTGACTACGATCACATCGGCCACCTGCCCTTTGGCTATGGCGTCATCAAGCAGCACTTTGGCGTCGTGATTGGCAAACGGTGCCGTGTGGTCTTCACCGTAAGTGTTGAGGAAATAGACGGCAGGAAATCTTCGTGTAGCGTCAGAATAATGGGGCGGCAGATAGACCGTCACCTTGCGCTGTGGCGATATCCCGATCTTATTTCCTGAAAACTGCGCGGATTGAATTTCCCGAATTTCCAGACGGCTTTGGGCAAGCGTCGGCGCGCTAACGGCGGCCATTATCAAAAAGCTCAAAAGCGCGCATGCGTTGACGATTTTCATATCAATACCCTTGGGTGGATGCGTGAAAAATAAAGCGGTTGCCACGTCAATCTTTACGCCGAAACGGAACGACAATCGTATCCAGTTCTTTGTCACCGTCGCGATTGAGGAAGAAAACCCTGTAGCTATCGGGTCCTGTGCGCGACAACGTAATGCCATCGAAAAAGTAAGTGTCGCCCTCGCGATCAACCAGCAGCCGCTCAATGTAGGTTTCACGCGCTTCCCAGCCTTCGAGGTTGGAGGAGAAATGCTTTACGCGGTTGGCGACGCTCGGCCCCACTTGGGCAAAGACTACTATCTCGTAAAAGACCACCCCGTCGGCATTCGTCGCACGGACAAACCCCGGCATGTGGCCAAAAGCGATAGGGAGTACTACATTTTCGACTGGTCCGAACGGCATCTGCCCGATCCAATCCCCCTCAAGCCATTTGAGATCACTAAGTGCGCACGGTTTCGGCGCCTGCCCGGGCGACAACAGACGGATCATCGATCTAGGGTTTTGAGCCTGCGCGCCTGCGGCAACCCCGGCCACAACCAAAACGGCCGGAATAACATTCACACAATCACGTCGGTTTAACATGGTGGGGTCTCCTGATATTTAGAGTGAAGGGTGAAAATCGTGCGTGCCGATTTCGCGCAGCATTTTCAGCTCGCCATCTGGTGCGCGACGCCACAGGCGGACGCCGCCGCCACTGACCGTGCCCTTGCTTTCACCGCTGCGCCAATCGACCTGAAATTTGAAATACTCAAGCGCGTAACCGGAACCCAAATCTTGGCAATCGTCAGTCCAGACCTTGACGGCATCAAAGGTGGCACCGCTGCCGTTCGCAACATAGGTGGTGAGATAAGGACGGATTTCCCTGATACCGACCTTTGGTGTCGTGCTGTGAGGCATGAGGATAGTGTCGTCAGCATAAAAGCTGAGGCGCGTCTCCAAATCGTGGCCTTTTACCGCGGCGGCATTGCGATTGTTCAAGGCCGTCAATTCTGTGGTCAAGGCCGTCTGTGCCGGGGATGGTCGCACGGTTTTCGGCATATCGACAAAGAAGGCTTGATGGTCGGCGGGCGCGGTTAGCCAATTGCGGACATCGGCCTTCAGCCGCAAAGTTCCGTCCGCTTGCCTTTCCCAGATATGCAGATACTTGCCTTCAGCGGCTTCGGATTGGCCGTTCGCAAGCTTCCAGCCTATGGTGAAACCGCCGGTTTCCACCAAGGTTTGTCCAAAATCGAAGACCTCGCGGATATTGGGCTCATAAACGGTCACCCGACGTCGGGAGTGGATGGCACCATTCCACGCCTTAATCTGGGCTTTGCCGTAGAGGGCGGGTTGCTGATCGGGCAGGCTGCGGGCCGCGTCAAGATATAGTGCCATTAAGGCATTTTGGTCATCGCTTAACAAAGCGCGGCCATAGGTTTGGTGCGACGCTGCCACGGATGAGCGGACATCATCGCCAGACCTTTGCTGGCTTTCCAAAGAGGCAGGGGACAAGACCACAGGAAAGGATGTGAGAGTTGCAGGCGCAGGCATAGCCGCCGTGCTTAGGGCTGCGCCAAACACACATATCCAACCAGTTAACAAACGAGGGGGCATAGCCTGTCTCCTTGAGGTTACGCCCCCAGACCTGTCGCAATATCCGACCGTGTGCCAGCCGTTTTCGCCGGGAGGGAGGTTTGCGCCGCTCAACGGGATGGGCGGCATGATGCGATTGTGATAAGGTAAGCTTCATGCTCCAAACGTCCACGCCAACTCTGACCCGCGCTTTTACCATCGGTGGCATCTGGCTGATCATCGGGGTCGTCATGGGCGCACAATGGTACGTCAACGACATGGCCTATGACGCCGCCAAGCCGTGGTGGATTTATAGTGCTGCGTTAGTCTCCTGCACACTGTGGGCGGCGTTGACACCCGTGGTATCGACCCTGGCGGGCCGGATAGGCTTTGATCGCCGGCAGCCCCTGCGCAGTGTCGGCCTGCACATTGTTTGCGGTGTGTTGTTGTCCGTGGCACACAGCCTTGTCTATGTCTCCGTTCTGGCCATAATGTTCGGCAGTGGTGAGAACATGCTTTGGCGCAAGATGGCGGGCAGCCTGCAAAGCAACCTTCTGATCTACACGACCCTGACCGGCATCGTCATCTCTGGTCACGCCTATCATCGTCTGAACATCCAAGAGCTGGATGCCGCCCGGCTGGAAACTCAGTTGGCCGAGGCTGAGACCGCGGCATTGCGCGCGCAGTTGCAGCCGCACTTCCTATTCAATGCCCTCAATGCCATTTCAGCTTTGGTGCGCAGCGAACCGATCAAGGCGGAGCGCATGATAGCCCGGTTGGGCGAGTTGCTGCGGTTGTCGATCGACGGCCACCGGAACGCCCTGACCACGATTGACGACGAACTGACATTCACAGATGCCTACTTGGCAATCGAGAAAGCAAGGCTTGGCGAGCGATTGACTCTGGTCCGCGACATTGCCGCCGAAACGCTCAGCGCTACCCTGCCGTCACTGCTACTCCAGCCGCTGGTCGAGAACGCTGTCCGCCACGGCATAGCGCCTCTACCCGAAGGAGGGACGATCACCTTGACCGCCCGGCTTACGGACGGCCTTCTGCACCTAACGGTCAGTGACGATGGTGCAGGCGCCAGCTTGGTTACAGAAGGCGTAGGCCTGACTA
Protein-coding regions in this window:
- a CDS encoding sensor histidine kinase, whose protein sequence is MLQTSTPTLTRAFTIGGIWLIIGVVMGAQWYVNDMAYDAAKPWWIYSAALVSCTLWAALTPVVSTLAGRIGFDRRQPLRSVGLHIVCGVLLSVAHSLVYVSVLAIMFGSGENMLWRKMAGSLQSNLLIYTTLTGIVISGHAYHRLNIQELDAARLETQLAEAETAALRAQLQPHFLFNALNAISALVRSEPIKAERMIARLGELLRLSIDGHRNALTTIDDELTFTDAYLAIEKARLGERLTLVRDIAAETLSATLPSLLLQPLVENAVRHGIAPLPEGGTITLTARLTDGLLHLTVSDDGAGASLVTEGVGLTNSRRRLEKLRGIGHGFAIITHPGEGFRVDIKIPQGADA
- a CDS encoding DUF4440 domain-containing protein, with the translated sequence MPPRLLTGWICVFGAALSTAAMPAPATLTSFPVVLSPASLESQQRSGDDVRSSVAASHQTYGRALLSDDQNALMALYLDAARSLPDQQPALYGKAQIKAWNGAIHSRRRVTVYEPNIREVFDFGQTLVETGGFTIGWKLANGQSEAAEGKYLHIWERQADGTLRLKADVRNWLTAPADHQAFFVDMPKTVRPSPAQTALTTELTALNNRNAAAVKGHDLETRLSFYADDTILMPHSTTPKVGIREIRPYLTTYVANGSGATFDAVKVWTDDCQDLGSGYALEYFKFQVDWRSGESKGTVSGGGVRLWRRAPDGELKMLREIGTHDFHPSL
- a CDS encoding esterase family protein → MALRCRAQDPIATGFSSSIATVTKNWIRLSFRFGVKIDVATALFFTHPPKGIDMKIVNACALLSFLIMAAVSAPTLAQSRLEIREIQSAQFSGNKIGISPQRKVTVYLPPHYSDATRRFPAVYFLNTYGEDHTAPFANHDAKVLLDDAIAKGQVADVIVVTADFLTPLGTSWYVNSSVTGNWQDFMIKELVTFVDANYRTMPTAASRAVVGDRMGGYGAIRFGMQYPNVFGVVYAMHPVGTGNGVQPGYTRGNWQTIYAAKTLEDLKTDIYSPIFLSIYQAFLPNPNKPPLYVDLPITLIEGKPVLEPAVTARLQNSFSLDHLIPTYAANMKRLRALKIDWGRNDTLYDHIYSNQAFVRKLDEYDIPYEAEEYHGGWGDKTWGPEGRFATDLVPFLNKNLVFR
- a CDS encoding DUF6265 family protein, whose protein sequence is MLNRRDCVNVIPAVLVVAGVAAGAQAQNPRSMIRLLSPGQAPKPCALSDLKWLEGDWIGQMPFGPVENVVLPIAFGHMPGFVRATNADGVVFYEIVVFAQVGPSVANRVKHFSSNLEGWEARETYIERLLVDREGDTYFFDGITLSRTGPDSYRVFFLNRDGDKELDTIVVPFRRKD